In Eremothecium gossypii ATCC 10895 chromosome IV, complete sequence, the genomic stretch AAAATTTTTTTGGCAGTCAACCACCGCTTACGCCCGGGGCCACCGGCCATCTACATAAACACATACTGGGCCTGCATTATGCCGTCTGCCGCCTCGGCCGAGTTGCCGCATTCGCAGCGTGCATCGCAAGCTGCGAACAGGCCCTGTATCTTTGCGTGCAGTCGGGTTGCTGCTACTGATGAAGAGCTCGAGATCTAACGGTCGCATATTGTCGTAAACTGTGATCGAGGCTCGAGGCTCAGAAAAGAAACGTTGGCAGTCAGAAAAATTTGTAAAAGTCCTAGCTCATCTCTCGATAAAATTACATGAGAGAAGTAGAATTTCTCACTCGTTGATTCTGCGAACTCCAGCCTTCCTTAGCGCCCAATGAGAATCTATAGCTGCCACTTTTGCTCTTCGCCCGTTTATCCGGGCCACGGAATCATGTTTGTGCGTAATGACGCCAAGGAGTTTCGGTTCTGCCGGTCCAAGTGCCACAAGGCGTTCAAGCAGCGCAGAAACCCACGTAAGTTGAAGTGGACCAAGGCCTTCCGGAAGGCAGCTGGCAAAGAGCTGGCAGTGGACTCCACTTTGACATTTGCTCAGCGGAGAAATGTGCCAGTGAGGTACAACAGAGAGCTCGTGGAGACCACACTCAAGGCGATGACGCGGATTGAGGAGATCAGACAGAAGCGCGAGCGTGCATTCTACAAGAACCGTATGAAGGGCAACACCGAGAAGGACTTCCTCAGAGACAAGAAGCTGGTGGAGTCCAACCCCGAGCTACTCAAGATGCGGGAGGtggagctgcagcggcaggccgagcgcgctgctgccggcGTCGACGAGGACGCGGAGATGGGCGACAGCGACGAGGAGATGGAGGACGCATCCGAGGAGGAAtccgaggaggaggagcagcagcaacagaAGATCGTGttgaagaacaagaagAGGAGTGCCAAGAAAATTGCGTTCTGAAGGGCGAGATATGTAAGGTCTACCGGATAATATAGCATTATGTATACTAGTATGGAGAACTGGCGATCCTATTTACAGATACTTGGATTGGAGGCGAGCTTCCGGAGTGTCCGGCGCTACTTTCTGGGAACCCGGCGGAAGACGGCCACGAAACCACCTCCCACGACGCGCGCCCCAACTTTGGGCCGTACAACCATTCCGCTTTTGCCGGTTTCCTTGATGAGGGATCTACGGAGGTCCCATTGGCGCATACCACCGCCTCCAGAGCCAGCTGTCAGTTCATACACGGTTATGAGGGAAAGTCGCAGGCCTTCCGCCTTAACCCTCTCTACGCAGTCCCATATCTGCATGATGCTAGGCGTGAATACGATGATCGGTGCATTGATGGCCATACAGTCGCTCAGCTTTGCAAGGTGATCCTCTGGCGAGGGCAAATCGAGAAAGGCGCCGTCTAGAAAGCCGCGGTTATCGCTCCGGCCCAGACGCCCACCGTAGTATTCGGCCGCAGGGCTTTCCAGCCAACCGTTTGGACCGTTTGACTCAAGATGAAACTCTACGTCGGCCCAGTATAGGCCTTTCCGGAACTGCTTCACATTTTCCATTCCCACCTTCAGATGCTTCTCGTTACGGTCAAGGGAATGCAGAATTGCTCCGCGCGTTCTATCATCCTTTCCATCGTAGAAGGCGTTTGCCGCGTGCAAGGCCTTTGCAATGTACAAAGTCAATGACCCGTGGCCGGTACCGCATTCCAGATACTGCAGCGGCCGTTGCTTCGTGATACGCTTCCCAACGCATCCTAGACTGTTAAACGCGCTGTGCTGCTGTGTTGCAATGTGTCTGTCAAGTTGGCCTTTCCCTTCCAGCTGCTTCGGTAGCATAACCGGCAGCTTGTCCGAGCGGCCCGTCTCGCGCAAGTAGCTCTCTAAAGACATCGGTTGCAAGCTATCACCAGCGTCTACCATCTCAGGGTAGTCAGCTGCAATATCCGCGAGCTCAACAATCAACGACGCATCGAGCGGGTAGATAGGCTGCGCCTCACGCCGCCGGTTGACGATGTATTCTTCCAGCGTTGGCTTGCAGAGCATGTACTTATATGTATTTTTGGCGCCATTCGCCTGCCCGGCTTCCACCAGTGTCCTCCACTCCTTGCCAATAATCTGCTCGTGCAGTATGGTTCCTCTGGCAGTGTGTACAACTTTCCCGCTTTCTAACGGCTTCGACAAATGGTAGCTCTCATCAGGCCGCGATAGCGACCGAACCATCACTAGATCATTCTCACCAATGGTGTGGAGGCATCGCCGCTGCCTGAACCACTTCAGTGCTTTGCGCTCAAATCTCCAGAGTAACGACATCTGCCCAAGTGCTCAGTAGTGTCGCTGCAAATGGACTGACAGTGAAAATTTCGGCGCTTGCGGTGACCGCTAGTCGATGCCAGTCAACTTCATGAACTGCTGCCCGTCCTCAGTCGCCAGAAAGCTCCGCAACCTCGCAAGCTCCCGCATGCTAACCACATCTATGTGCATGATCTCGACCTCTCCATGTATCACGCCACATCGCAGATCCAAGATATCCCCTTGGTACGGCGGTAGCCTCTCTATAAACCTCGCGTAGTATGTCTTCTCGTCGATCGCCAGGCGGTACGTCCTCACCTCCTCAGTGGCAGTTCCAAAGTACGGGATTGTCCTGAAGCACAGCAGAGGCGCTGCCCTCTCTTGTGCGGAAGGTTCTATACCTTCGTACTGCGCGAATATCCGTAGTAGCACCAGGCGCTCGGCTGAGGTAGCGCCTGAGAGGACACCCTCAAGCATTGCCAAGTCCGTGACTATCCTGCTCATTCGAACACTATCCCGAGATGACGTCCTATACCCTACTCGTGTATCTTTTTGGCCACCAGGGTCGCCGCAAGGCCACAAACTATACAAAGAACATATCGGGCTTTCACACGGGACGGCGAGGGTTGATTTACCAGTGCGCGGGTTTGACGCACACTCCATGCAGAGGTCTTAACTCGGCGTCTCTTCAGCTACAGTGGCAGATACATGAGAGTCCGGGAGAGCCACATTGCGGCGCGGGAACCAGCGCAAGAGGAGCATCCGCACTGTGTCGTAGATCTTCAATCGGCGGAGCCCGGGCGGGCTCGAGCGCTGGCTGATTAAATAagcatcacgtgaccgtttcttttttgaaaatttttcaacaTTAGGAACTATAGATGCGATGAGATGGATTCGTGAAGCTCTGCACAGTTACCGCATAGTACAAGGAGCGCCGCCGTTACCCATGTCTGACGAAATCATCTGGCAAGTTATCAATCAACACTTCTGTGCGTACAAGATCAAGACAGACAAGGGCCAGAACTTCTGCAGAAATGAATATAACGTCACAGGCTTTTGCAATCGGTCCTCCTGCCCGCTAGCCAATGCCAAATACGCCACGGTTAAGCAGGTGGATGGGAAGCTTTACCTGTATATGAAGACGGTAGAACGGGCACACACGCCGGCGAAACTGTGGGAGCGCATCCGGCTGTCCAAAAACTACAGCACGGCCCTCAAGCAGATAGATGAGCATCTGCTGTTCTGGAACAAGTTTCTGATCCATAAGTGCAAGCAGCGGCTGACAAAGCTCACCCAGGTCATGATCACGGAGCGCCGCAtggcgctgcgcgaggaGGAGAGACACTACGTAGGCGTCGCGCCCAAGGTCAAGAGACGGGACGAGAACCGCGAGCGCAAGGCCCTCGCCGCAGCTAAGATCGAGAAGGCCATCgagaaggagctgctggaccgTCTGAAGAGCGGCGCCTATGGCGACAAGCCGCTGAATGTCGACGAAAAGATCTGGAAGCGGGTCATGGGCCACGTcgagcaggagcaggagcaggacgaggactacgacgaggacgaggagaGCGACCTCGGCGAGGTGGAATATGTCGAGGACGATGGCGAGGACGACCTGGTCGAGGTGGAGGACCTCCAGAGGTGGCTCGACGATTCCGACGCTTCTGACGCTTCTGAGGACAGCGACGACAGCGACAGCGAAGCGAGCGACAGCGAAGCCAGCGACACAGAGGACCGCGACTCTAAGGCAGCCCGCGGTCCTCTATCTAAGAAGCGCCGCCCTAGAGTTGAGATCGAGTACGAAGAAGAATCTCGGCATGAACGGGACATTGCACAGTAAATGCAACTCCCGACCGCAGCACACATAAAAGGCATCCTGTATACTAAAATAGCGTCTACTCTAACTGCAGCATCATCCCTAGAGGAATAGATAAAGCGCCACTCGTAGCATTACGCGGATAGCCCTGGCCAGTTCTAAACGTGTAAATCACAGTTAACGGAGCCTCTTAGAGGCTTGTAACATTATAACAGGAAGCAAGCTTAACCACACATTGTACGTAGTGGAGTCGCTATAAGGAAATAGTTTCTAGGGAAGCGTCACCAAGACACTCAACTTATATCGAGTGGCCGTTATGAGTGGTTCGCGCGATAAACATAACGAGGAAACTCTTTTTGATATCGACTTTCTAGATGATAGGTATACCCCGGAACCCGCAAGGCCGGTAAATGACAGCGGAAGTCGATCTGGGCCGATTATTGATTCAGGAATTGATGATCTTGTGCAGATGCAACGGACAGGGTTTCCGCAAGAGGTGATAGACTTAGACGATGAGCCGCCGTTTAGGCATGATGATAGCATTGAGAACGACCTCATAGAGAACCCGTTTGATGACGAGCGCGGGCAGCAACGGTATCTGGCGTCCGCGAACCGCCTGTCCGTGCCGCAGCCCTCCGGCTGGCAGCGACTGGTGGGAGGCTTGCGCGACTCGGTAGGGGGGCGAGGTACGGAGAATAGCCAGTACCAAAGTTTTGAAATGCAAGACTACCGGGACACGCACTCGGGTGACCGCTACCAGCGTTCGCGAAATAAGTTCAATCTGAAGGCGCTGTTTGACCACTATGTGCTAAGGaagcctgcagcagcagataCGGGTGCGGGAGAACCGCGGGTAATTTACATCAACGAACGTAGGGCTAACGGCGCCATGGGATATGGAGACAACCATATCTCTACCACCAAGTACAACGCTGCCACCTTCTTGCCCAAGTTTCTATTTCAAGAATTTTCCAAGTACGCTAACCTCTTTTTCCTGTTCACCTCCATTATACAACAGGTTCCGAATGTCACTCCAACCAACAGGTTCACTACAATCGGCACGCTGATAGTTGTGCTCGTGGTTTCTGCTATTAAAGAAAGTGTGGAAGACCTTAAGCGGTCGAACTCCGATAAAGAACTGAACCATTCCCGGGCAGATGTGTACTCGGACGAGATGGGGCAGTTTATCTCGAAAAAGTGGATTGATATAGCAGTCGGTGACATTATCCGTGTCCGGTCTGAAGAGGCCATTCCGGCGGACTTGATAGTCCTTTCATCTTCCGAACCAGAGGGTCTCTGCTACATTGAGACTGCGAACCTCGATGGAGAGACGAACCTCAAGATCAAACAAGCAAGGCCAGAAACTTCAAAGATATTGGATGTTCGCGAACTGAGTGCGATGCGCGGAAAGATCTTATCTGAACAGCCCAACACTAGTCTATACACTTACGAGGGTACCATGATTCTGCATAATAATCGTATTCCGCTGTCTCCTGATCAAATTCTTTTACGGGGTGCCACGTTGAGGAACACTGCGTGGATATTCGGTATTGTAATTTTTACAGGGCATGAAACCAAGCTAATGCGCAATGCAACAGCCACTCCCATTAAAAGAACTGCTGTTGAAAGGGTCATAAACCTACAAATTGTTGCGCTGTTTGGCGTGCTGATTTGCCTGTCTCTGATTTCGTCGTTCGGCAACCTGATAGTCATGTACAACCAGAAAGAAAATCTAAGCTACCTATATCTGCAGGGGACTAACATGGTTGCACTATTCTTCAAAAATATCTTGACATTCTGGATTTTATTCTCCAACCTAGTTCCTATCTCGTTGTTTGTTACTGTGGAGATGATCAAGTATTATCAGGCTTATATGATTGCATCAGACTTGGATTTATTTCACGAAGAGTCAAATATGCCCACTGTAGTTCGGACCTCTTCTTTGGTTGAAGAGCTGGGCCAGATTGAGTATATTTTTAGCGATAAGACCGGTACTTTGACGCAGAACGTAATGGAATTCAAATCATGTTCTATAGCAGGCCGCTGCTATATTCAATCAATCCCAGAGGACAAAGATGCTGCATTCGATGAAGGCATTGAAGTTGGTTACAGAACGTATGATGACATGCatgagctgctgcacaCTCCAGGCTCTGGAGATGGTGCTATAATTGACGAATTTTTGACATTATTGTCCATATGCCATACGGTCATTCCTGAATTTCAGGAGAATGGCTCGATCAAGTACCAAGCTGCATCTCCAGATGAAGGTGCATTAGTGCAGGGTGCGGCTGACCTTGGATACAAATTCATTATCCGTAAGCCAAATTCCGTAACTATACTCAGGGAAGATATTACTGAAGAAGTGGTCTATGAACTGCTAAATATCTGTGAATTCAACTCGACAAGGAAGCGTATGAGTGCGATCTTCCGGTTCCCAGATAACTCTATTAGGCTTTTATGCAAGGGCGCTGACACAGTGATATTGGAGAGACTGGCTGCCACTAGCAATCCATACGTTGCCGCAACATTGCGGCATCTTGAGGACTACGCTGCGGAAGGGTTGCGGACTCTTTGTATCGCCTCAAGAACTATACCAGAAAGTGAGTATGAAGAATGGAGTAAACTATATGATGCCGCTGCAACTACAATGCATAATAGGTCGGAAGAGCTAGATAAGGTGGCAGAGATGATTGAAAAAGGTCTTGTCTTGTTGGGAGCAACGGCGATTGAGGATAAACTACAAGATGGGGTGCCGGAAACAATACATACTCTACAGCAGGCAGGTATCAAAGTTTGGGTTCTGACAGGTGACCGTCAGGAAACAGCTATTAATATAGGAATGAGTTGTAAACTATTGAGTGAGGATATGAACCTGCTAATTGTCAATGAAGATACCAAGGAATCCACTCGAAACAACTTGATAGACAAACTGAGAGCAATCAATGATCACCAGATATCGCAACAAGATATGAATACTTTAGCTCTAGTGATTGATGGAAAATCTTTAGGTTTCGCACTAGAACCAGATTTAGAGGAATTTTTGCTTGCGATTGGGAAAATGTGTCGTGCGGTTATTTGTTGTCGTGTTTCTCCGTTGCAGAAAGCTCTGGTTGTGAAGATGGTCAAGCGTAGGACTAAATCTCTATTATTAGCTATCGGCGATGGTGCGAACGATGTTAGTATGATTCAGGCAGCACACGTCGGTGTTGGTATCAGTGGTATGGAAGGTATGCAGGCTGCCCGGTCCGCAGACTTTGCTCTTGGTCAGTTCAAGTATTTGAAGAAGTTATTGCTAGTACATGGCTCTTGGTCCTATCAAAGAATATCTCAAGCCATTCTGTACTCGTTCTACAAAAACATTGCCCTCTACATGACACAGTTTTGGTACGTCTTGTACAATGCCTTCTCTGGCCAGTCAATCATGGAGTCTTGGACATTGACCTTCTACAATGTGTTTTTCACTGTTGCTCCTCCGTTTGTTCTAGGTGTTTTCGACCAATTTGTCAGTAGTAGACTACTAGATCGGTATCCGCAATTATACACCTTAGGGCAGAAGGGACAATTTTTTTCCGTCACAATATTCTGGGGGTGGGTTATCAATGGTTTCTATCATTCCTTGATTACATTTGTTGGCTCGATAATGTTTTACCGTTATGGGGCTGCGTTAGCGATGCATGGTGAAACTGCGGACCACTGGGTATGGGGTGTTGCCATTTATACAACGAGTATTATAATCGTTTTGGGTAAAGCCGCACTTATCACCAACCAATGGACTAAGTTCACTGTTCTAGCAATTCCTGGCTCGTTAGTCTTTTGGTTGCTTTTCTTTCCAATTTACGCATACCTGCTTCCTGGGCTCAATGTTTCAAAGGAATATTACGGTATAGTTTCACATGTCTATGGCTCTTTTACGTTTTGGGCGATGTGTTACGTACTACCAGTGCTAGCGCTTCTGCGAGATCTACTATGGAAGTACTATAAAAGAACATATACTCCAGAGAGTTATCATGTTGTTCAGGAAATGCAGAAGTATGATATCAGCGATAACAGGCCAAGAATTGAACAGTTCCAAAAAGCCATTAGAAAAGTCAGACAAGTCCAGCGGATGAAAAAACAAAGAGGCTTCGCTTTCTCCCAGAGTGAGGAAGCCGGACAGGATCGTATTGTAAGAATGTATGATACTACGCAAAAGAGGGGTACGCATGGCGAGCTTCAAGATGCGTCAATGAATCCATTTAAAGATCTTTGAGCATATGGACAGGACATTCATTATTAATGCCCCTTAAAAACTGCGCAAATTATTAATTATATGTATGCATTAAACCTCAATCGGTTTATAAGGTTCTCTATACCTATCTATGATAAGTAAGTCAGAAAGCCACATTTTTCGGATCGAGGTCCTTGTGCACAAAAGCACGGTCGCCTCCGGCACCAATGTAGTCGCTCGCAACTTGGCCTGTGCCTCTAACCTGGTACTGGTAGGTTACTAAACCATCAAGGCCTACCGGGCCACGCGCATGAATCTTCGAGGTGGAAATGCCGACTTCTGTCCCAAATCCATATCTGAAACCGTCTGCGAATCTTGTGGACGCGTTCCAGTAAACGCCTGCGGAATCGATACCCTTCAAAAAGAAATCAGCGGTTTGCTTGCACTCAGTAACGATTGCATCAGTGTGCTTGGAGGAGTGCTCATTGATATGGATCACGGCTTCTTGAACCGAGTCAATGAACTTTACAGCAATATCGAGCGACAAAAATTCCCTAGAGAAGTCGCCTTCCTCTGCATCCACAACATTGCCCTTAAGGGCAGCATCGTCCCCAGCGTAGGCGAAAAAAGCCTCCTTCACATCGCTAGTAACGTGCAACTTGACGTTCCCAGCAATTATTAGATGTGCTAGTACTTCTTCCCACCCTGAGCAGCGAGGATTAATCAATAAGGACTCGGCGGCGTTGCATGCAGCACAGTAGTTAGTCTTGGAGTCCAAAACAATTCTTTTAGCCTTCGCCAAATCCGCATCCGCATCTAGATAGATAGAGCAAATACCATCCGCATGGCCAAGTACAGGGATCTTGGTTGACGCCTTAATTTGCTTCACAAGCGCATTGGACCCACGAGGTACGA encodes the following:
- the DRS2 gene encoding aminophospholipid-translocating P4-type ATPase DRS2 (Syntenic homolog of Saccharomyces cerevisiae YAL026C (DRS2)) codes for the protein MSGSRDKHNEETLFDIDFLDDRYTPEPARPVNDSGSRSGPIIDSGIDDLVQMQRTGFPQEVIDLDDEPPFRHDDSIENDLIENPFDDERGQQRYLASANRLSVPQPSGWQRLVGGLRDSVGGRGTENSQYQSFEMQDYRDTHSGDRYQRSRNKFNLKALFDHYVLRKPAAADTGAGEPRVIYINERRANGAMGYGDNHISTTKYNAATFLPKFLFQEFSKYANLFFLFTSIIQQVPNVTPTNRFTTIGTLIVVLVVSAIKESVEDLKRSNSDKELNHSRADVYSDEMGQFISKKWIDIAVGDIIRVRSEEAIPADLIVLSSSEPEGLCYIETANLDGETNLKIKQARPETSKILDVRELSAMRGKILSEQPNTSLYTYEGTMILHNNRIPLSPDQILLRGATLRNTAWIFGIVIFTGHETKLMRNATATPIKRTAVERVINLQIVALFGVLICLSLISSFGNLIVMYNQKENLSYLYLQGTNMVALFFKNILTFWILFSNLVPISLFVTVEMIKYYQAYMIASDLDLFHEESNMPTVVRTSSLVEELGQIEYIFSDKTGTLTQNVMEFKSCSIAGRCYIQSIPEDKDAAFDEGIEVGYRTYDDMHELLHTPGSGDGAIIDEFLTLLSICHTVIPEFQENGSIKYQAASPDEGALVQGAADLGYKFIIRKPNSVTILREDITEEVVYELLNICEFNSTRKRMSAIFRFPDNSIRLLCKGADTVILERLAATSNPYVAATLRHLEDYAAEGLRTLCIASRTIPESEYEEWSKLYDAAATTMHNRSEELDKVAEMIEKGLVLLGATAIEDKLQDGVPETIHTLQQAGIKVWVLTGDRQETAINIGMSCKLLSEDMNLLIVNEDTKESTRNNLIDKLRAINDHQISQQDMNTLALVIDGKSLGFALEPDLEEFLLAIGKMCRAVICCRVSPLQKALVVKMVKRRTKSLLLAIGDGANDVSMIQAAHVGVGISGMEGMQAARSADFALGQFKYLKKLLLVHGSWSYQRISQAILYSFYKNIALYMTQFWYVLYNAFSGQSIMESWTLTFYNVFFTVAPPFVLGVFDQFVSSRLLDRYPQLYTLGQKGQFFSVTIFWGWVINGFYHSLITFVGSIMFYRYGAALAMHGETADHWVWGVAIYTTSIIIVLGKAALITNQWTKFTVLAIPGSLVFWLLFFPIYAYLLPGLNVSKEYYGIVSHVYGSFTFWAMCYVLPVLALLRDLLWKYYKRTYTPESYHVVQEMQKYDISDNRPRIEQFQKAIRKVRQVQRMKKQRGFAFSQSEEAGQDRIVRMYDTTQKRGTHGELQDASMNPFKDL
- the MAK16 gene encoding ribosome biosynthesis protein MAK16 (Syntenic homolog of Saccharomyces cerevisiae YAL025C (MAK16)) — its product is MRWIREALHSYRIVQGAPPLPMSDEIIWQVINQHFCAYKIKTDKGQNFCRNEYNVTGFCNRSSCPLANAKYATVKQVDGKLYLYMKTVERAHTPAKLWERIRLSKNYSTALKQIDEHLLFWNKFLIHKCKQRLTKLTQVMITERRMALREEERHYVGVAPKVKRRDENRERKALAAAKIEKAIEKELLDRLKSGAYGDKPLNVDEKIWKRVMGHVEQEQEQDEDYDEDEESDLGEVEYVEDDGEDDLVEVEDLQRWLDDSDASDASEDSDDSDSEASDSEASDTEDRDSKAARGPLSKKRRPRVEIEYEEESRHERDIAQ
- a CDS encoding ADR347Cp (NOHBY442; No homolog in Saccharomyces cerevisiae; Syntenic homolog of Saccharomyces kluyveri SAKL0G12012g) — protein: MSLLWRFERKALKWFRQRRCLHTIGENDLVMVRSLSRPDESYHLSKPLESGKVVHTARGTILHEQIIGKEWRTLVEAGQANGAKNTYKYMLCKPTLEEYIVNRRREAQPIYPLDASLIVELADIAADYPEMVDAGDSLQPMSLESYLRETGRSDKLPVMLPKQLEGKGQLDRHIATQQHSAFNSLGCVGKRITKQRPLQYLECGTGHGSLTLYIAKALHAANAFYDGKDDRTRGAILHSLDRNEKHLKVGMENVKQFRKGLYWADVEFHLESNGPNGWLESPAAEYYGGRLGRSDNRGFLDGAFLDLPSPEDHLAKLSDCMAINAPIIVFTPSIMQIWDCVERVKAEGLRLSLITVYELTAGSGGGGMRQWDLRRSLIKETGKSGMVVRPKVGARVVGGGFVAVFRRVPRK
- the RLP24 gene encoding ATPase-activating ribosome biosynthesis protein (Syntenic homolog of Saccharomyces cerevisiae YLR009W (RLP24)) encodes the protein MRIYSCHFCSSPVYPGHGIMFVRNDAKEFRFCRSKCHKAFKQRRNPRKLKWTKAFRKAAGKELAVDSTLTFAQRRNVPVRYNRELVETTLKAMTRIEEIRQKRERAFYKNRMKGNTEKDFLRDKKLVESNPELLKMREVELQRQAERAAAGVDEDAEMGDSDEEMEDASEEESEEEEQQQQKIVLKNKKRSAKKIAF
- the PRO2 gene encoding glutamate-5-semialdehyde dehydrogenase (Syntenic homolog of Saccharomyces cerevisiae YOR323C (PRO2)); this translates as MSTLAESIAKKARVAGNVLKTLSNEQRTGVLRRIHDGLLAKKEDIRKANEADLETAAQNNLAPALVQRLNLFKGDKFEAMLQGILDVAALEDPVGKLQMVRELDEGLTLYKVTAPVGVMLIIFESRPEVIANISALCIKSGNAGILKGGKESVNTFRELAAVINLVLAESEPETGVPVHAVQLVESRSEVSDLLQQDEYIDLVVPRGSNALVKQIKASTKIPVLGHADGICSIYLDADADLAKAKRIVLDSKTNYCAACNAAESLLINPRCSGWEEVLAHLIIAGNVKLHVTSDVKEAFFAYAGDDAALKGNVVDAEEGDFSREFLSLDIAVKFIDSVQEAVIHINEHSSKHTDAIVTECKQTADFFLKGIDSAGVYWNASTRFADGFRYGFGTEVGISTSKIHARGPVGLDGLVTYQYQVRGTGQVASDYIGAGGDRAFVHKDLDPKNVAF
- a CDS encoding ADR348Cp (Syntenic homolog of Saccharomyces cerevisiae YLR010C (TEN1)), giving the protein MECASNPRTGKSTLAVPCESPICSLYSLWPCGDPGGQKDTRVGYRTSSRDSVRMSRIVTDLAMLEGVLSGATSAERLVLLRIFAQYEGIEPSAQERAAPLLCFRTIPYFGTATEEVRTYRLAIDEKTYYARFIERLPPYQGDILDLRCGVIHGEVEIMHIDVVSMRELARLRSFLATEDGQQFMKLTGID